One Rouxiella sp. S1S-2 genomic window, CCATCGCCACGCGCAGTTCATGCACCACGTGGGTGTAAGCTTCTTTTTCTTTGTACATGCCGCTTAATGCCAGCCCCTCTTTATGCGTTGTTGGGCCGCCGCCGCCGACGAATTCCCAATCGAGATCGATGCCGTCTACGTAAGGATGATCTTTGAGGAACTGAACGACAGATTTAACAAAAATAGCGCGAGAGGCTGAGGTTTCTGCCATGCCGTTGAAGGGGGAACTGAGCGTCCAGCCACCGACAGAAACCATTACCTTCAGGTTTGGATGCGCTTTTTTCATTGCCTCCATCGCTTTAAACATGAAGTGTGAAGCCTGCGGATCAAATTTTGTTAAATTGAAGTCGCCCTGCTGCTTGGCCGGCGAGTTTTTACCCGCCGATTCATCCCAGCTCACATCACCATTTTCGGTTGGTAGAGGACCTTGACCACACATGCCTTTAATGATCTTCTGGCCGCGCAGATTGCCTTCGGCCTTAAGGCCGTCATTTTCACTTGGTTTTAGCGTGCCCGTCGGGCGCTCGGCACCGTAGTCACACATGCCGATAAAGCTGTAGAACACATGGGTCAGATTTTTTGCCGGTGTAAATTCGGCAGGATGAGCCTGATCCCAATATGACCACTCGGGAACATAGAGGCCCACGATTTTACTGTTTTTAGTCACGTTAAAAGGAACGTTATGTTCCATATTCCCCGCATAACCATTGGTGGTTAATTTTCCGGTTGATTCCGGATTAACGTCATGCGCATCTTTATATTTTACGTTGACCAATTCATAGTTAATTGGGCTGTGCGGGTGTTGGCCTGCCATCTCCGAATCTACCCAAGTTGAACGCCATTTTAATTTTGCCGTTGGGCGATCGCCGCGGTATTTACTGACCGCACCCGATTCGCCTTGCTCTACAGGTTTGAGCGTACCCGACTCTTTTGCCGTTATTTCAACGGTTCCGTCAGGCATTTGAGCGTTGAAGCGGGCTGCAATAACATTGGCCCCATAAAGTGCAGAACAAGTTGCAATAGCAACCATTGAAAGTTTAATAATCTTTTTCATAATACCCCTGTTACGAACTTATTATATATAAATTTAATCGATTGAAAATTGGACTTACTCGTCACGAGGTATTATCTGTTCTCTACGCGAATATAAAAGAAGTTCAGAATGAGATTCGTCTATTAATCGATGAGAGTATTAGTATCTTTTTATTAATTTAATTTTTATTTAAAAGGCTTAATAAATAAAAGGGGTTTACAGGTTTAATTTTTATTAGAATTAAAAAGAGATCTCAACATAAGCCTAACTAATGCTCGATTAGAAAAATCCATTTCCTCTAATGTTCACTCTTGCATACACTGCGCGGCAGAAACCTTTTCCAGACTTGTTATAAGGAAGTTTTGCCATGTTTTCGACATTCTTACAGGGAATGATGCTGAGTGCCGCGATGATTTTGCCGATCGGTCCGCAAAATGCGTTTGTGATGAATCAGGGTATCCGCCGCCAATATCATCTGATGATTGCGGGGCTTTGTGCAGCCAGCGATATTGCCCTGATTTGCGCCGGAATTTTTGGCGGCAGTGCGCTGCTCGACAACTATCCCACGCTGCTGTTTATTGTGAGCTGGGGCGGCGTGGCTTTTCTGCTGTGGTTTGGCTGGGGCGCTTTTCGTACCGCCATGGCGGCTAACCCGCTGCAGGTTGAAGCCACAGTGATGGCAAAAAGCCGCTGGCGGATTGTGGTGAGTATGATGGCGGTAACCTGGCTTAATCCGCACGTTTACCTTGACACCTTTGTGGTTCTGGGTAGCCTCGGTGGGCGTCTTGCCAGCGATGAGCGCTCGTGGTTTGCATTAGGGGCGGTACTTTCTTCAACGCTGTGGTTTTTTGGCCTGGCGATGTTAGCCGCGCTGCTCTCTCCTTGGTTAAACAAAGGAAAAACCCAGCGGGCGATTAACACCGTTGTGGGATTGGTGATGTGGGGCATAGCCCTGCAGCTGGCGCTACAGAACCTGCATTTCTGAATAATTTATCACTAATCTTAATTTCGCTGCCAAACTACTGTGCTAGTGTTGTTGCTCACCAGATGAATGAGGGAAACACTGTGAAATTGAAAGCATTGGCTATGGCCGCCATGTTGGGATTAGGGACACTACCTGCTGCACTTCAGGCTGCTGAAGTGCCAGAAGGGCCGCATGTGGTAACTTCAGGTACAGCGAGCGTTGATGCCGTTCCAGACATCGCTACGTTGGCAATTGAAGTCAATGTTTCCGCGAAAGACGCTGCCTCGGCCAAGAAACAGGCCGACCAGCGCGTAGCCGAGTATTTTGCCTTCCTGCAGAAGAACGGCATTGATAAGAAAGACATTAACGCCGCCAATCTGCGCACTCAGCCAGAATATAACTACCTGAAAGACGGCAGCAGCGTGCTGAAAGGCTATCGCGCCGTGCGTCAGGTGCAGGTCACCCTGCGCAAGCTCGACAAACTCAATGAGCTGCTTGATGGCGCGCTGAGTTCCGGCTTAAACGAGATCCGCGCCGTTGAACTGGGCGTTGCCAATCCGGATACCTACCGTGACCAGGCACGCCAGAAGGCTA contains:
- a CDS encoding oxidative stress defense protein; amino-acid sequence: MKLKALAMAAMLGLGTLPAALQAAEVPEGPHVVTSGTASVDAVPDIATLAIEVNVSAKDAASAKKQADQRVAEYFAFLQKNGIDKKDINAANLRTQPEYNYLKDGSSVLKGYRAVRQVQVTLRKLDKLNELLDGALSSGLNEIRAVELGVANPDTYRDQARQKAIDNATQQAKALAEGFHSQLGQVYSIRYHVANYQPMPVARMYKTADATGQSDAAQTYEQQSIHFDDQVDVVFELKNGDAAK
- the argO gene encoding arginine exporter ArgO, which encodes MFSTFLQGMMLSAAMILPIGPQNAFVMNQGIRRQYHLMIAGLCAASDIALICAGIFGGSALLDNYPTLLFIVSWGGVAFLLWFGWGAFRTAMAANPLQVEATVMAKSRWRIVVSMMAVTWLNPHVYLDTFVVLGSLGGRLASDERSWFALGAVLSSTLWFFGLAMLAALLSPWLNKGKTQRAINTVVGLVMWGIALQLALQNLHF